atcgacttggatctaagatatGTTATTCTATTCGTTGATAGGTACTGATCCACTAGTCAGATCGACAAATCGTTGTTTGCAACTTGCTAgcttgtcttttttttttaaaaaaaatacttaatagtccaatgatttaaataaattttttgaatagtttagtgacttaaatgaaaacatttgaataatttagtgaccatttattaaatgactaaaacttaaaattttctaatattaattaaaatgattaaatatagtataaataGATTAAGAgagattaaaatcaaaatcatatatatatatttggttataATTTAGGAGGAGAGAGATAGGGAGCTGGTTTTGGTCATAAATGAGGTAAGGGTGTAGCAGAGGGCGGAGGGCAGTTCTCATGGCGGCGTTGCAGTGGCTTAAATTCCGTGCCATTATTGGTGGGTAAATTGAAGTGATAgagaaagccaaaaaaaaaaaccctccttgtttttctttattttatttctaccctaaaagaaaaataatatttttaacctCAAAAAACATCCtagaagaacaaaaaaaaaaaaaaaacagatccTTTGTACTTAAATTTCTACTAATTCAGAGTTTTCAGACAGAAccagaaacaaaacaaagaaagatCAGGTCAAAACCAAAACCCCAACAGTTGTTGTTTAAACCCCCCCATAAAAACCCACTAGTTGATCTTGGGTGGGTTTGAAAGGGGTATTTGATAGTGTGTTTTGCTATGGATTTTGGGTCCAAATTGATAGATTTCGTATCCAACAAATGGCTGGTTTCTTCTATTTAACTGGAAACAAACAAGAAGATAAAGAAGAAAGCTTACATTTATATAGAAACGAAGAGATCTACAACAGTAACAACAGAGGGTTCGAGATATGGCCGCAGTACTATTATCAGCAACCGCAGCAAGCAAACGTGGTGAGCAGCAGTACCTACCCGTTTGGGACGGGTCCTAGTCGAAGAACTATCGCTGGTGGGTTTAATTTATCCGAtgaatcatcatcttcaaggTTAAGACAAGGAGGAATAAATTGTCAAGATTGTGGTAACCAAGCTAAGAAAGATTGTTTACATTTAAGGTGTAGAACTTGTTGTAAAAGCCGAGGGTTTCAGTGTCAAACACATGTTAAAAGTACTTGGGTTCCTGCTGCTAAAAGACGTGAACGACAACAACAACTTGCAACTTTACAAGAACAACAACAGTTTCGTGGTGAGATCCCTAAAAGACAGAAAGAGAATCAAGGTGGTGGTGTTGTAACAGCTGTTCCTTCACTTGCTTGTACTCGTTTATCACCCACCACCACAGCTACCACTTCAGGTAAAAAAGAAACCTTGAGAATGGTCTAAAATGGTGATATTTTTGTAGACAAAAGCTCACATCCCcacctgtttttttttttaaattttaaattccattaTTTCAGCCACTATTTGATGGTAAAACTGACTAAGAATTTCCATAATATTCGGGTTCctgttttacttatttatttattaaggtttg
This genomic stretch from Gossypium raimondii isolate GPD5lz chromosome 6, ASM2569854v1, whole genome shotgun sequence harbors:
- the LOC105774344 gene encoding protein SHI RELATED SEQUENCE 7 encodes the protein MAGFFYLTGNKQEDKEESLHLYRNEEIYNSNNRGFEIWPQYYYQQPQQANVVSSSTYPFGTGPSRRTIAGGFNLSDESSSSRLRQGGINCQDCGNQAKKDCLHLRCRTCCKSRGFQCQTHVKSTWVPAAKRRERQQQLATLQEQQQFRGEIPKRQKENQGGGVVTAVPSLACTRLSPTTTATTSGLELGQFPPEVSSQAVFRCVKVSAMDDVDEEFAYQTAVNIAGHVFKGILYDQGPESRYTGGGGGSRENSQQQQQLNLMADMTTTAVATSSNIGTNMLDPSVYPAPINAFIAGTQFFPHPRS